The Salegentibacter mishustinae genomic interval GCGGAAATTAAACCCGATTCTCTAATTACCAGGAATAAAGAAGACATTCTAAAATTCTGGGAAAAGAATAATAAAAAGATCGTTTTAAAACCATTAGAAGGATCTGGAGGACAGAATGTTTTTCTTGTTGATGAAAATGAAAAAAATATCAACCAGATCATTGAAACTATCAGCCAACAGGGTTATGTAATTGCCCAGGAATTCTTACCGGCCGTAAAAGATGGTGACGTTAGAATTATTTTAATGAATGGTCGTGTAATGGTAAAAGATGGCAAACAGGCTATTATTAGGCGTGTAAGCGGGGAAGGTGAATTCCGTAGTAATTTTGCACTTGGTGCCACGGCCGATAGCAGTGACCTTACTCCTGAAATGCAACGTATTGTAGATCTTACCGCTCCAAAACTAATTCGAGACGGACTTTTTTTCGTAGGTCTTGATGTGGTAAAAGATAAATTAATTGAAATTAATGTGTTAAGTCCCGGGGGGATGGAGCATTTTAAAGATATAGGACTGCCAGAATTTTCTGATACGGTTATTGAAGCGATAGAGCGTAAAGTGGAATATAAAAACCTTTATGGGCATCAATTTACCAACAGGGAAATTGCCTGTATGGAATAAATAAAATTTAAAAGGAACTTATTATGAGCAACAAACCAGATAAACATATTCCCAGAATAATTGGGAAATATACCAGCAATAAAAAAGGACCTTTACTCTTTGTAACCGCCGGAATTCACGGTAACGAACCTAGCGGTGTAAAGGCCCTGGAAGAAGTTTTTAGACAACTGGAAAAAACTAAACCCGAAATTGAAGGAACACTTGTTGGTGTCTCCGGAAATCACAAAGCCTTAAATCAAAATAAGCGTTATATAGATGAAGATCTAAATAGGGTTTGGACCGAAGAGAACATAAAACAAAAAAAGAATGAAACCCACGAGCAAAAAGAAATGTGGGAGATTATTGAGATATTAAATAAATTCCCGGAGAAAGATTTCACTAAAAGGTATTTCCTAGACTGCCACACTACCTCATCGGCAAGTTTGCCGTATGTTTCGGTGCAGGAAGTAAATGATAATAATAATTGGGCGCATAATTTCCCAACTTTTATTGTACGCGGATTTAGCGATATAATTACCGGCGATATAGATCATTATCTAAGCCGAATAGGAATGACAGGTTTTGTTTTTGAAGCAGGGCAGCATGAAGATAAAACTTCAGTTGAAAATCATGAAGGTGTGATCTGGCTGGCTCTAAAAGAAGCCTGTAACCTGGATCTATATAAAATTAAGACTTATCCAGAGTGTGTAAATCGTTTTGCCGAAAAGAATGCCCCGGAGCAAAAAACTTTTGAGTTGGTACATCGCCACGGACTGGAAGATTCTGATAAATTTGAAATGGAACCTGGATATGAGAATTTCCAGAAAATTAAGAAAGGTGAACTTCTGGCAAAACAGAACGGAAAAGAGTTGAAAAGCGAATGGGATGCGAGAATCTTTATGCCACTTTATCAATCCCAGGGTAATGATGGCTTTTTTGTTATTGAAGAAGTTGAAGTCAAATAGTTGAAATCTCTAAATCTTTCTGAACTCATTCCAGAATCTAAGGCTGGAAATTAAAAGCAGACCTCACAGATTTTTGAAACCTGTGAGGTCTTTTTTGTAAGATATTTCTTTAGTTGAATTAATTTTCGGCAAATTCTACACAAACAGGTGACATTACTTCAATAGGAAGCAAATGCTCTTCCAGTTTACCTGTTTCTAAATTAACCTTGAAGCTGCTAATTGTGGAAGTGTCCTGATTGGCTGCGTAAAGAAATTTCCCGTCTGGAGAAATTGCAAAATTTCTTGGAGTTTCCCCTTTGGTGGGGTAATGACCAATAGCACTTAATTTCCCTGAATTCTCATCTACTTTAAAACCGGCGATACTGTTATGCCCGCGGTTAGAAACATAAACAAATTTTCCTGAAGGATGCAAATGAATATCCGCTCCGGAATTTTTACCATTAAAATCTTTAGGCAGGCTGGAAATATTCTGAATAACTTCCAGGTTTCCATCATCTTCAATTTCAAAGACACTAATTGTAGAATTTAGCTCATTCATGGAAAAAGCGAAGTTTTCCTCTCTAGAAAAACTAAAATGCCTTGGGCCAGAGCCTTCTTCTAATTGCACGAATGGGTTTTCTTTAGGGCTTAATTTTCCGGTTTCTGCATTAAAATTATAGATCCAGATCTTATCGTTTCCAAGATCGGCGATATAAGCAGTTTTGTTATCTGAAGAAATCGAAACCGAATGTGCGTGTGAAGCTTCAGGATTTTCTAATTGTACTTTTTGCTGTTTTTCAAGAAGACCATCTTCTCCCCTTTCATAAACCATCACCACGCCTCCCATATAATTGGAAACGAAAACATACTTCCCAGATCTATCTAATTCAATATGGCAGGGCGCAAAACTTTCAGTAGAGATTTTACCGAGTTTTTCCAGGCTATTGTCTTTATTTCTTTTATACGAATAAATAAATCCAGAATCAGCATCTTCGCTTCCCAACTCACTCACAGCGTAAAGATTTTCACCGTCATCAGTAGCTTTTACAAAACTGGGATTTGTGATTTCAGCTACTGTTTTTTCTGGTTGTAAACTTCCATTTTCAGGATTCTGCATCGCCAAAAATATTCCTTTAGCCTTTCCATCTACGTGGCCTTCTTTTTTGGTGTAAGTTCCTATATAAACAGGAACCTCAGTATTTTGAGCGGCACAGCTTCCGGTTAAGATAACTGCAAGAGTTATTAAAGTAAATCTTATCATAGTTCTATTGGCTAAAGCCATTTTTTACGTTTAAAATATATAATCATTAGGATAAATATGGTGATCATTACTCCCCAAAGTACAAAGTAACTATATTCCCACTGCAGCTCGGGTATGTATTCAAAATTCATCCCATAAATACCCGCTATAAAAGTTAGCGGAATAAATATAGAGGCCATAATGGTTAAAACCTTCATCACCTCGTTCATTTTATTGCTAATGGTAGTCATATACATATCCATAAGTCCCCAGGCCATTTCTCTATAAAGATCTATATTTTCTGAAACTTGAAGGATATGGTCGTGAAGGTCGTTTATATAATTCCTTGTTCGGTTTTTTATAAGTTCATTCTGCATATTTTGAAACCTGGAAATCACCTCTTTAAGTGGAAACACTGCTCGTCTAACCCTCAAAATTGCTCTTTTAAGATCCTGGATTTCATAAGTAATATCATCACTTGGCTGACTTTCAAATAATTGTTCTTCCAGGGCTTCAACTTTTTCGCTTAACTCGTCTACTACCAGAAAATAGTGGTCTACAATGGCATCTAAAAGTGCAAAAACAAGGTAATCTGAACCGTTACTACGTATACGCCCATATGATTTTTCCAAACGGCCTCTAACACCATCGAAAACATCACCCCCGGCTTCCTGAAAAGTTAGTACATAATCTTTTCCAAGAACAAAACTTATATGCTCATTAACCAGTTTTCCATCCTGGTGATAAAGCATTTTAGCCACGATAAATAAATAATCTTCATACTCATCTATCTTTGGGCGCTGGGTAGTATTTACTATATCTTCAATAATTAAAGGATGGAGATCGTAATATTTCCCAAGTTTTTCTATTTCAGCGGTATTACTTAATCCGTCTATATTAAACCAGGTTATGCGATCTTCAGCTTCAAATTTAAAAGCATCTTCAGTAGTCGAAGAAGTAAGTCTCTCGAAGTTGTTTTTATTGTAATCTATTACTTCAAGCTTAGTTTCGCCCGATGGTTTTCTACCTACGTAAGTTACCGTTCCCGGAGGTTGGTTAACAGATTTCATCTTAGGCCTAAGAAAACTTTGGGTTAGTTTTTTCACCATAATTCCTACTTTGTAGGCCTAAAGGTAATAAAGTTTTGTTGTGCCGAAATATTAAAAATTTACTGAAGGAAATATTTGAAACTAAATTTGAGAAAAGAAAGGTTTGTAAGCATAACCTAAAAAATGGATTATCTCTAAAAAACTGAGTTATATCATATCTAGATCTTTAAAATGGTAATAGTTTTATTAATACGTTTCCAGTAAGAACTCTTTAGCGCAAGACTATTATGAAAAAGTCTAAACTCGATATATACCTTTTACTCCCAATCAAAAATTTTATCGAGAAAAAAACCTCCGTAGGTTTATTGCTTATTTTTTCGGCCCTTCTTGCTATGATCGTAGCTAATTCTCCCTTATCTGATGCCTATCATAGTCTTTGGAAGCAATATATTTACTTAGGAATAAATGATTTCGTAATTAAGAAAAACCTATTGCATTGGATTAACGATGGACTCATGTCTATTTTCTTTTTTATGATTGGGCTGGAACTTAAACGCGAAATACTGCAAGGGGAACTTTCAAGTTTTAAGAAATCTATGCTGCCTATAGGAGCTGCCATTGGAGGGATGATTTTTCCAGCGCTTATTTTCTTTTATTTAAATACCGGTTTAGATTCTGTTTCTGGATGGGGAATTCCTATGGCTACAGATATCGCATTTGCCCTTGGTATTCTATACCTGCTTGGAGACCGTGTTCCTTTTCCTCTAAAAGTATTTCTAACCGCCATCGCTATTGTAGATGACCTTGGCGCCGTGCTGGTGATCGCATTTTTTTATACTTCAGATATTTCTATACAAAGCCTTGCCATTGCAGGGATCTTCCTACTCATTCTGGCTGCAGCCAATTTAATAGGGATTAGAAACACCTTATTCTATGCCGTAATGGGAATTGGCGGATTATGGCTGGCAATTTTACTTTCAGGAGTGCACGCCACTATTGCGGCCGTTTTGGCAGCTTTTGCAATCCCCAATACAAAACGTATAAACACCCCGTTATTTCTTCGGAAATCTAAACTCCTGGGGTATGAAATACAGCAAGAGTTTAGAAACAGGAAGAAGAATCCCAAAGAGGCCGAAGAAAACATTACGCATACCATTGAAAAATTCGCTTCTTTAACCGAAGATGCCACTCCCCCATTACAACGATTGGAACATGCACTTCATCCATTTGTAAGTTTTGTGGTACTGCCAATCTTCGCATTCGCAAATGCCGGCGTGAGTCTTGGAGAAACCTCCTTCGATTCGGTTATAAGTCCGGTAATGATCGGAGTTGTTGTAGGATTAATTTTTGGGAAATTCATCGGGGTGGTTTTATTCTCCCGACTTATGGTTTGGTTTAAGATAGCAGATCTTCCCAAAAAAGTAAAATGGAAACACGTTTACGGAATTGGTTTTCTCGCGGCTATTGGTTTTACCATGTCACTCTTTATCACCGATCTCGCCTTTGAGAACGAATATTATATGTCTCAGGCAAAAATAGGGATCTTAATGGCTTCTTCAATCGCAGGAATTACCGGGTACTTTTACCTAAGAAAAATTGGTAATGGAAGCTAATACACTCAAACCTGATTCCCATCATATTATCTACGCTTAATTTCCTGAAAATTTGCAGGTAAAATACATAAAAAAGTATGAGCAGCTGTTTTCACTGTGGTGAAGAATGTAAAGAAGAGCACCATGTTTTTCAGGAAAAAGATTTCTGTTGTCACGGCTGTAAAACCGTTTTCGAAATCTTAAATGAAAGCGATCTTACCTATTATTACGATCTTCAGGAAAAACCAGGAATTTCCCCTGCTGCCTCAGAAGGTAAATTCGATTTCCTCGACAATCCTGAAATAGCCGAAAAGCTATTAGAATTTAATGAAAATAACACTCAGATAGTAAATTTCCTGGTGCCATCTATGCACTGTAGTTCGTGTATTTGGGTTTTAGAGAATCTTGGGAAACTAAACCATGGAGTAAAATCGGCACAGGTAGATTTTCCAAAGAAAACAGTAAGAATAAGTTTTTCTTCGGAAAAAATAAGCCTTAAAGAACTGGTTTATCTACTCAGCAGAATTGGCTACGAACCCTATATTTCCCTGAAAGATTATGATGAAAAGGATCATAAAGTAAACCGAAGCTTAATCTATAAGCTTGGTGTTGCCGGATTTGCTTTTGGTAACGTGATGTTTCTTTCTTTTCCCGAATATTTTGAAGTGAAAGAGTTTTGGCTGGATCAATTTAAATATTTATTCCGCTGGCTCATGTTCGCTTTCTCATTGCCAGTAGTTTTTTATTCGGGATCAGATTATTTTATTTCAGCATTTAAAGGTTTAAGAGCTAAAATCTTAAATATAGATGTTCCCATTGCTTTAGGAATAGCGGTACTTTTTATAAGAAGTACTACAGAAATACTATTAGACCTGGGAACTGGTTTTTTTGATAGTCTTACAGGCCTGGTTTTCTTCTTGCTTTTAGGAAAGTTTTTTCAACAGAAAACCTACTCCTACCTGTCTTTTGAAAGGGATTACAAATCTTATTTCCCTATGGCGGTTACTCGTTTAACGAAAAACAGTTCCAAAGAAACTATAGAGGAACAGGTACAGGTTTACAAAATAAAATCTGGGGATCGTATTTTAATACGAAATGGCGAATTAATCCCAATCGATGCGGTTTTAATGAAAGGAGAAGCCAATATAGACTACAGTTTTGTAACCGGCGAAGCCGAAGCCGTTAGAAAGGAATCTGGGGAAACACTCTATGCCGGTGGAAGACAACAAGGCGGAATCCTGGAAATTGAAGCGATAAAGGCTATAGACCAGAGTTACCTTACCAAACTCTGGAGTAATGAAGTCTTCAAAAAAGATAAAAAAGGACATTTTCAAAGTTTAATCAATCAAATTAGTAAACGCTTTACCGCCGGGGTTCTAAGCATTGCTTTTCTTTCCACTTTATTTTGGCTGGTTTATGATCCTTCTAAAGCCTTAAATGTTTTTACCGCGGTCTTAATTATTGCCTGTCCTTGTGCAATTGCCTTGGCAACACCGTTCACGCTTGGGAATTTGCTTCGAATCTTCGGAAGAAATAAATTTTACTTAAAAGAAGCCAATGTAATTGAACAAATAGCAAAAATTGATTGTCTGGTATTTGATAAAACCGGGACGATTACCTCAAATAAAAAAACCGAGGTTTTTTACGAAGGTTTAAAACTTAATGCAGAAGAAGAAAGCTTGTTAAGTAGCAGTTTAAGAGCTTCTGGGCATCCATTAAGTAGGCAACTCTACCAGATCCTGGATAAAAACAATATTCAGAGTTTAGATGAATTTAATGAACATACCGGGAAAGGAATTAGCTCTGGAAGCAATGGCAGTAAGATGAAGATTGGATCAGAAACATTTGTAAAAGAAAATGTTACTGAAACCAAAGAGCTTAACAAAACTACCGTACATATTAGTAGCAATGAACAATATAAAGGCTGCTATGTTTTTAAAAATTCCTACCGTGAAGGTCTTGCTGATCTATTTAAAGAATTAGGCGAAAATAAACAGCTTTTTATCCTTTCTGGAGATAATGATGGTGAAAAAGAAAGGCTGGAAAATATGCTGCCTTTAAATACCAAATTTTACTTCAATCAAAAACCAGACGATAAGCTCAATTTTATAAAAAAGCTTCAGCAAGAAGGTAAATCGGTTATGATGATTGGTGACGGACTTAACGATGCCGGGGCACTTGCTCAAAGCGATGTTGGGATCGCAATTTCAGAAAATATTAACGTTTTTTCTCCAGCTTGTGATGGTATCCTGGAAGCTTCTAAGCTCACCAGTCTAAACAAATATTTTCAACTTTCAGAAAAAGGAATAAAAATCATTAAATGGAGCTTCGCGCTAAGCTTATGCTATAATGTAATTGGCCTGGCTTTCGCAGTCACAGGGAATTTAATGCCGGTAATCGCGGCCATACTTATGCCTTTAAGTTCTATTAGTATAGTAGCCTTTACCACCGTGGCCACAAACCTTGCCGGGAAGAAATTAAAACCAGGATTAGCCGAAACCTGATCTAGATCATATTTTTAATTTTAACACAGTTTTAAGTTTGCTTAAAATAATTCAATAGAAATGAACATCATTTACCTCTTACTAGCTTTAAGTGTATTGGTAGCTCTCATCTTCTTTATCGCCTTTATTTTTTCAGTTAAAAAAGGGCAGTATGACGATGTTTACACACCATCGGTAAGGATGTTATTTGATGATGAATTAGTAAAACAAAAATCTGATAAATCCAGTTCCACCAAAAACAAGAAATCTAATTAACTATGGAAGTAGAACAGTTTCATTACGATAATAAAATCGTAAAAAAGTTTACTATGGCTACCCTGTTCTGGGGTATAGTAGGTATGAGTGTAGGGCTGTTGCTCGCCTTTATGTTTTTATTCCCTAACATAACCGATGGAATTCCATGGTTAAGTTTTGGTCGGTTAAGACCTTTGCATACCAACGCGGTAATATTTGCCTTTGTTGGAAATGCAATTTTCGCCGGGGTATACTACTCTACCCAGCGTTTGCTTAAAGCCAGGATGTTTAGCGATTTCTTAAGTAATTTCAACTTTTGGGGCTGGCAGGCTATAATTGTGGCAGCGGCGATCACCCTGCCTATGGGTTTTACCAGTTCTAAAGAATATGCCGAACTTGAATGGCCAATAGATATTGCTATTGCCTTGGTTTGGGTTGCTTTTGGAGCAAACCTTATTGGTACAATGATCAAGAGACGGCAACGTCACCTATATGTAGCTATTTGGTTTTACCTGGCCACATTTGTAACCGTAGCTGTACTTCATATTGTTAATAATATTGAAATTCCTGTAACAGCCCTTAAAAGTTACTCTTTTTACTCTGGAGTACAGGATGCTTTAGTACAGTGGTGGTATGGGCACAATGCGGTGGCATTTTTCCTTACTACGCCTTTCTTGGGCTTAATGTATTATTTTGTACCCAAAGCGGCTAACAGACCGGTTTACTCTTACCGACTTTCTATTATCCACTTCTGGTCTCTTATCTTTATTTATATCTGGGCTGGTCCACACCATTTATTATATTCAACTTTACCAGATTGGGCGCAAAACCTTGGGGTAGCCTTCTCTGTAATGCTTTTATTCCCATCCTGGGGTGGTATGATTAACGGACTATTAACCCTGCGTGGTGCCTGGGATAAAGTACGTACAGATCCTGTTCTTAAGTTTTTCGTGGTAGCTATTACCGGTTATGGAATGGCAACTTTTGAAGGCCCTATGCTTTCGCTTAAAAACGTGAATGCTATTGCACACTTTAGTGACTGGATTATTGCTCACGTGCACGTTGGCGCACTTGCCTGGAATGGATTCCTAACTTTTGGTATGGTTTACTGGTTGGTACCAAGATTATTTAAAACGAAACTCTATTCCATCAAATTAGCAAACGTTCATTTTTGGATTGGGACACTTGGTATTATTATCTATACCCTACCAATGTATGTTGCAGGATTCGTTCAGGCTTCTATGTGGAAACAATTCAATCCTGACGGAACTTTGACCTACGGAAACTTTTTGGAGACTGTAAGTTCAAT includes:
- the corA gene encoding magnesium/cobalt transporter CorA yields the protein MVKKLTQSFLRPKMKSVNQPPGTVTYVGRKPSGETKLEVIDYNKNNFERLTSSTTEDAFKFEAEDRITWFNIDGLSNTAEIEKLGKYYDLHPLIIEDIVNTTQRPKIDEYEDYLFIVAKMLYHQDGKLVNEHISFVLGKDYVLTFQEAGGDVFDGVRGRLEKSYGRIRSNGSDYLVFALLDAIVDHYFLVVDELSEKVEALEEQLFESQPSDDITYEIQDLKRAILRVRRAVFPLKEVISRFQNMQNELIKNRTRNYINDLHDHILQVSENIDLYREMAWGLMDMYMTTISNKMNEVMKVLTIMASIFIPLTFIAGIYGMNFEYIPELQWEYSYFVLWGVMITIFILMIIYFKRKKWL
- a CDS encoding glutathione synthetase, with product MKICFVLNDIENESCGTSVMLMTMAHSRGHEVYAMGVGDFNFHHDAPISINSTQIPKNTKTKSPKKFLEALQSSKARKKKITAKTLDVLFIRNNPTEEDSGREWAEQAGVAFGRMMQQQGVLVLNDAYALSNAFIDKLYFEELPAEIKPDSLITRNKEDILKFWEKNNKKIVLKPLEGSGGQNVFLVDENEKNINQIIETISQQGYVIAQEFLPAVKDGDVRIILMNGRVMVKDGKQAIIRRVSGEGEFRSNFALGATADSSDLTPEMQRIVDLTAPKLIRDGLFFVGLDVVKDKLIEINVLSPGGMEHFKDIGLPEFSDTVIEAIERKVEYKNLYGHQFTNREIACME
- the ccoS gene encoding cbb3-type cytochrome oxidase assembly protein CcoS — protein: MNIIYLLLALSVLVALIFFIAFIFSVKKGQYDDVYTPSVRMLFDDELVKQKSDKSSSTKNKKSN
- a CDS encoding heavy metal translocating P-type ATPase gives rise to the protein MSSCFHCGEECKEEHHVFQEKDFCCHGCKTVFEILNESDLTYYYDLQEKPGISPAASEGKFDFLDNPEIAEKLLEFNENNTQIVNFLVPSMHCSSCIWVLENLGKLNHGVKSAQVDFPKKTVRISFSSEKISLKELVYLLSRIGYEPYISLKDYDEKDHKVNRSLIYKLGVAGFAFGNVMFLSFPEYFEVKEFWLDQFKYLFRWLMFAFSLPVVFYSGSDYFISAFKGLRAKILNIDVPIALGIAVLFIRSTTEILLDLGTGFFDSLTGLVFFLLLGKFFQQKTYSYLSFERDYKSYFPMAVTRLTKNSSKETIEEQVQVYKIKSGDRILIRNGELIPIDAVLMKGEANIDYSFVTGEAEAVRKESGETLYAGGRQQGGILEIEAIKAIDQSYLTKLWSNEVFKKDKKGHFQSLINQISKRFTAGVLSIAFLSTLFWLVYDPSKALNVFTAVLIIACPCAIALATPFTLGNLLRIFGRNKFYLKEANVIEQIAKIDCLVFDKTGTITSNKKTEVFYEGLKLNAEEESLLSSSLRASGHPLSRQLYQILDKNNIQSLDEFNEHTGKGISSGSNGSKMKIGSETFVKENVTETKELNKTTVHISSNEQYKGCYVFKNSYREGLADLFKELGENKQLFILSGDNDGEKERLENMLPLNTKFYFNQKPDDKLNFIKKLQQEGKSVMMIGDGLNDAGALAQSDVGIAISENINVFSPACDGILEASKLTSLNKYFQLSEKGIKIIKWSFALSLCYNVIGLAFAVTGNLMPVIAAILMPLSSISIVAFTTVATNLAGKKLKPGLAET
- a CDS encoding succinylglutamate desuccinylase/aspartoacylase domain-containing protein; its protein translation is MSNKPDKHIPRIIGKYTSNKKGPLLFVTAGIHGNEPSGVKALEEVFRQLEKTKPEIEGTLVGVSGNHKALNQNKRYIDEDLNRVWTEENIKQKKNETHEQKEMWEIIEILNKFPEKDFTKRYFLDCHTTSSASLPYVSVQEVNDNNNWAHNFPTFIVRGFSDIITGDIDHYLSRIGMTGFVFEAGQHEDKTSVENHEGVIWLALKEACNLDLYKIKTYPECVNRFAEKNAPEQKTFELVHRHGLEDSDKFEMEPGYENFQKIKKGELLAKQNGKELKSEWDARIFMPLYQSQGNDGFFVIEEVEVK
- a CDS encoding lactonase family protein; protein product: MALANRTMIRFTLITLAVILTGSCAAQNTEVPVYIGTYTKKEGHVDGKAKGIFLAMQNPENGSLQPEKTVAEITNPSFVKATDDGENLYAVSELGSEDADSGFIYSYKRNKDNSLEKLGKISTESFAPCHIELDRSGKYVFVSNYMGGVVMVYERGEDGLLEKQQKVQLENPEASHAHSVSISSDNKTAYIADLGNDKIWIYNFNAETGKLSPKENPFVQLEEGSGPRHFSFSREENFAFSMNELNSTISVFEIEDDGNLEVIQNISSLPKDFNGKNSGADIHLHPSGKFVYVSNRGHNSIAGFKVDENSGKLSAIGHYPTKGETPRNFAISPDGKFLYAANQDTSTISSFKVNLETGKLEEHLLPIEVMSPVCVEFAEN
- the nhaA gene encoding Na+/H+ antiporter NhaA, which gives rise to MKKSKLDIYLLLPIKNFIEKKTSVGLLLIFSALLAMIVANSPLSDAYHSLWKQYIYLGINDFVIKKNLLHWINDGLMSIFFFMIGLELKREILQGELSSFKKSMLPIGAAIGGMIFPALIFFYLNTGLDSVSGWGIPMATDIAFALGILYLLGDRVPFPLKVFLTAIAIVDDLGAVLVIAFFYTSDISIQSLAIAGIFLLILAAANLIGIRNTLFYAVMGIGGLWLAILLSGVHATIAAVLAAFAIPNTKRINTPLFLRKSKLLGYEIQQEFRNRKKNPKEAEENITHTIEKFASLTEDATPPLQRLEHALHPFVSFVVLPIFAFANAGVSLGETSFDSVISPVMIGVVVGLIFGKFIGVVLFSRLMVWFKIADLPKKVKWKHVYGIGFLAAIGFTMSLFITDLAFENEYYMSQAKIGILMASSIAGITGYFYLRKIGNGS
- the ccoN gene encoding cytochrome-c oxidase, cbb3-type subunit I, whose protein sequence is MEVEQFHYDNKIVKKFTMATLFWGIVGMSVGLLLAFMFLFPNITDGIPWLSFGRLRPLHTNAVIFAFVGNAIFAGVYYSTQRLLKARMFSDFLSNFNFWGWQAIIVAAAITLPMGFTSSKEYAELEWPIDIAIALVWVAFGANLIGTMIKRRQRHLYVAIWFYLATFVTVAVLHIVNNIEIPVTALKSYSFYSGVQDALVQWWYGHNAVAFFLTTPFLGLMYYFVPKAANRPVYSYRLSIIHFWSLIFIYIWAGPHHLLYSTLPDWAQNLGVAFSVMLLFPSWGGMINGLLTLRGAWDKVRTDPVLKFFVVAITGYGMATFEGPMLSLKNVNAIAHFSDWIIAHVHVGALAWNGFLTFGMVYWLVPRLFKTKLYSIKLANVHFWIGTLGIIIYTLPMYVAGFVQASMWKQFNPDGTLTYGNFLETVSSIIPMYWMRAIGGSLYIVGAFILLYNIVKTVRQGSAVEDELAEAAPLQKVTRKRTAGEAYHSWLERRPVKLTIFATIAILIGGIVQIVPSLMVDEYVPVISSVKPYTPLELEGRDIYIREGCVSCHSQMIRPFRSEVERYGEYSKAGEYVYDYPFLWGSKRTGPDLMRVGGKYSDNWHLNHMYDPQSTSSGSIMPSYKWIVTDELDKSDTEAKMKALSTLGVPYTLEEIENAQQSMTEQGIQIEKNLYADPDFVDTYEAEKEFAAQNGNEFVEMRNREIVALIAYLQRLGTDIKAKDVEVTNTKTN